ACGGGCGCGCCCGGATGGTCCAACGCTGCTGCGTGATCGGCGTGCATGGCGCGCTGCGCAGATCACTTCACGGTTTGAAGCACCTCGAATCCTTCGAATTCCGGATGCCCGAGATACAGCGCGCGCGACTCGGTGCCCGCATTCCGATGCGCGGCGCGGAACGCTTCCGACTGCGTCCACGCTTCGAACGCCGCGCGATTCGCCCACACCGTGTGACTCGAATACAGCACGTGATCTTCGCGCTGCGGGCCCTTCAGAAGATGAAACTCGACGAAGCCGGGCACGTCTTTCAGATGCGTGTCCCGCGACGTCCAGACTTCTTCGAATGCGCCTTCCGAACCCAGCGCCACCTTGAACCGGTTCATTGCAATGAACATGACTCTCGCTCCTGAGTGACTGCGATCTGCTGTGCAGTATACGCACAAATGCGTCCGCGAGATCGCGGACGCATGCATCAGTCAGAAGGCAAGAACGCGCATCACCGCCCGCGCGCCCACTGCGCGAAGCCCGCGCATACGATCAGTAACGAGCCCGTCGCGAAGAACACGGAATGCATGCCGAGATGCACGCCAATCTGTCCGCCGATCACCGGCCCGATCACCTGGCCGCTGAACTGCGCCGATTGCAGGTAGCCGAGCATCGTCCCCGTCCGGCTTTCATCGACGGCATGCCGGGCGAGCTTCGCGATCGCGGGCAACAGACCGGCGAGCGACATGCCCATCAACGCACGCAACGCAGCCAGTTGCCACCATTGTTCGACGAACGCTTGCGGAATCATCACGAGCCCCGTTACGACGAGACAGCCGATGATCACGTTCCAGCCGCCGATCCGGTCCGCGAGCGCGCCGAGTCGCGCCGCCGTGAACATGCTGCCGAACGCGGAGCACGCCATCACGACGCCGGCGATGCGCGCCAGGTGATCGGGTGCGACGCCCAGGCTGCCGACATAGACCGTGATCACGGGTTCGATCGACATGTTCGCGAGCAGCACCATCATCGCCGTCGCGAGTAACGCCCCGATCACCGCATAGTGGGTGCGCGGCGCGGTGGCATCGGCGGTGGCGCTGACGGCTTTGCGCTTCGTGTCGGTGGCGGGCTCGAAATCTTCCTTGACGACGAAGATCGTCAGCAGCGCGGCGACGGCGATCACCGCGCCGCCCGCGAAGAACGTGCCGCGTATGCCGATCCAGCCCGGCAGCAGACCGCCGATCAGCGGGCCGACCAGGTTGCCCGCGAGCGCGCCCGTCGACAGCAGGCCGAGCGCCCAACCGGCGCGTTCGCGCGGCGCCTGCGTGCCGACCATCACGGTCGACGCCGACGCATAGCCGCCGACGAGACCCGCCACCAGACGCAGTCCGACGAGTTCATAGACGTTGTGCGCGATGCCGATCAGCGACATCACGACGGCCATGCCGACGGCGGCGCGTATCAGCATCGGCTTGCGTCCGTAGCGGTCGGCGAGACGGCCCCACAGCGGCGCTGTGACAGCCGTGCCGAGAAACGTCGCGCCGAACGCGACACCCGACCACTGGATCACATCGGCTTGCGAGGTCACGCCGAGCTGCTTCACATAGAGCGGCAGAAACGGCAGCAGCATGCTGAGGCTGACGAGCGTCGTGAAAGAACCGAACACGCAGACGAACAGATTGCGCTTCCAGTGCTGCTGATTGCGCTCCGTGTAACTGATGATCGGGACATCCGGTGCGTTGCGCAGCGAAACGGAAGTCATGGGCTGGTTCATGCTATCTATCCTTCGATGATGCGGTGAAGTTATGCGTCGATGCAGACTGTGTCAGGCGTTCTCGGGGTTGCCGCGCAGAGCGGCGAACAGGTCGATCGCGAGCGCTAGCGCCAACGCCGCCGCGCCGATCGTAAACAGCATCCGGTAGTCGCCGCCGTTCTGCGTGAAGAGGAACGACATGCCGTACGCGGAGCCCGCCTGCAACACGGCGAACGCGGTGGTGGCCGTGCTCCACGCGACTTTTTGCGCGGCGGGATGATGCGCGAGCAGTTCATTGACGCGTCCGAGCGCCAGCGCCACGATGCCCGGCACGGCAGCGCCCATCAGCACGCTGGAGGCGATCAGCGCCGCCGGGTCCGTGCTGATCAGCGGTAGCGAGACGGCGGCGATCTGGATCGCGAACGCCGCGCGCAACGCAGGGCCGAAGCCCGAGCGGTCGGCGAGATGACCGCTCAACAGCGGGCCTGCAATCGCGCCGAGGCCGAACAGCACCCAGTATTGCGCGCCCGCGTCGAGTCCCTTGCCGAGTCCGCGCGACACGAAATCGACGAGAAAGAGCATGTGCGGTACGAGGCCGATCGCGTTGAGCGCGTACTCGGCATACAGCGCGCGCAGCGCGAAGCCGCTGGGCTTCGCATGCTTCGCGTGATGTTTGTGCGCCGTCTGCGCAGGCGCATCCTGCTTCGGCCAGCCGTTCCATGAAGCGAGCGTGAGCAGCAGCGCGATCGCGCCGAGGCCGAGCCACGTCTGCGTGACGCCTTCGCGCAACAGCAGCGGCACGAGCGTGCCCGACGCCGCGATGCCCAGACCGATGCCCGCGAAAATCGCGCCGCTCACGAGGCCGCGGCGCGACGGCGGCACATGCGCGAGCACGGTCGGCGCGGCCAGCACCATCAGCGTGCCGCCCGCCAGGCCCGACGCGAAACGCCACACGAAGAACCACGCGAACGACAGCGGGAATGCGCAGGCGACGAATGCGACCGTCGCGAGCAGCATCATCGTGCGCAGCACCGTCGCGGCATTGGCGCGTTTCGCGAGATAGCCGCCCAGCAGCGCACCCGCCAGATAGCCGCCCAGATTCGCCGCGCCGAGATAGGCGGCCGTCGAGGCCGCGAACCAGTGCGCGTCGATGATGGCGGGAAGTAGCGGCGTGTACGCGAAGCGCGCGAGGCCGATGCCGACGAGGCTCGCGCTCGCGCCCGCTACCGTGCCGCGCGTGATGTTGAAGACAGGTGGTGCCGATACGTCTGACGCTGTGTGCTGCATGGTTGACTCCGTGATTCCGTCCGATCAGGAGCCGACGTTGCTGCCGCCGTCGACGTGCAGGATCTCGCCCGTCACGAAGCTCGCCGATTCCAGATACAGCACGGCTTCCGCGATATCCGCGACTTCGCCGAGATGTCCGAGCGGATGAAAACGGGCTAGCGCTTCATGGCGCTCCTGCGGATGCAGCGGCGTCTTGATGACGCCCGGCGCGACCGCGTTGACGCGAATGCCGAGCGGCGCGTATTCGATGGCGAGCGATTTCGTCACGGCATTCAGGCCGCCTTTGGTCAGCGCGGCCATCGCTGCGGGCAGACCGGCACGCGGGCGATCGACGAGGCTCGCCGTGATGTTCACGACATGCCCGCTGCGCTTGCGGCTCATTTCCGTCAGCGCACGCTGCGTGATGTGGAAGAAGCCGTTCACGTTGGTCGACATGACGGCGTCGTAGTCTTCGGGCGTGTAGGCGTCGAAGGGCTTGGCGATGAAGATGCCCGCGTTGTTCACGAGCGTATCGATCCGGCCGAAGCGTTCGAGAGCGAGCGCGATCACGCGCCGTGCAGTTTCGACGTCGGCGATATCGCCCTGTACGGTGGCGATATCCGGATCGTCGCTCGCGCGAATCGAGCGCGACGTCGCGACGACGCGGAAATTGCGGTCGCGATACGCCTTCACCAGTCCCGCGCCGATACCCTGCGACGCGCCCGTGACGATCACGACTTTCTGTTCGGCACCCATGAATTGCTCCTTGCGGTATGGGCCATAGAGGCCCGTTCTCGATGGAGCAAGTCTAGATTGAGTCGGCTACTGAGAGAATCCACGCATAGCGGCAGACATTCTTCCGCGCGGCGGTTTAATTGCCGTCTGTCACGCGCTGCAACTGCTTGAATTGCCGGCGCAAACGCGGCGTGGCGAAATCGACGAAGGCGCGCACTTTCGGCACCGACAAACGGCCGTGCGGCGTCAGAAGGTGAACGGGCAAGGGCGCGTGCTCGCTGTCGCGCAGCACGATCCGCAGTTGTCCGTCCTTCACCTGTTGTGCGACGTGATAGGAGAACATGCGCGTGACGCCGCGCCCTTCGACGGCGGACGCGACGGCGGCGTCGATGCTGTTGACGGTCAGGCGCGGCGAGAAGTGGACGACCTGCGGCACGGTCGAGCCTTCCGTCGGCGGAAAGCTCCATGAATCGAGGCCGAAGTGCGTCATCGAAATGATCTGATGTTCGGCGAGATCGGCGGGCTCGCGAATGCGCGGATGCTTCGACAGATAGCGCGGTGCGGCTGCTACGACGCGCCGCACTTCGCCGACGGGGATGGCCACGAGCGTCGAGTCGGGCAAATGCGCGATGCGCAGCGCCACGTCGATGCCCTCGTCGACGAGACTGACGGGCCGGTCGAGCATATGCAGGCGCACGGAGACGGCGGGATACGCATCGATGAAGTCGTCGAGGATCGCGCGCAGCAGATCCTGTCCGGCCGCGACGGGGGCCGTGATGTTGAGCAGGCCGCGCGGCGCGGAACGTTCGCCTGCCACCAGCAGGTCGGCTTCCTCGAGATCGGTCAGGATGCGTCGACAGGCGGCCGCGTAACGCTCGCCGGCTTCGCTGAGCTTGATCGTGCGCGTGGTGCGATGCAGGAGCGGCGAGCCGACGTGCGCTTCGAGAAACGCAATGGCGCGGCTCACCGCGGCAGGCGAACGGCCGAGCCGCCGGCTCGCGCCGGCCAGGCTGCCTTCGTCCAGCGTCGCGACGAACACCTTCATTGCGTCAATCCGGTCCATGATGCATCGCTCACAAATCGTCGGCGTGGCGACGTTGCCGGGAAGTGTACAGCGGCGCGTGCATTCGGGACGCGCGAAGGCGTGCGCGTCAACGGTGTGAGGCGACGAGCCAGCGGCGCAGATCGACGGCGTCCTGGAAGTGCGATTGCGCATCGGGATCGCCGAGCAACACGATCAGCACGGCATGGCCGCGTACGCTCGTCACGACGATCAGGCAATGACCCGCTTCGTTGGTGAAGCCGGTTTTCTGCAGCCCGACATGCCATGACGCGCGATGCACGAGCGGGTCCGTGTTGCGATACATCAGTGGGCCGTCGCCGCCCAGCACCAGTTTTTCGTGTGCCGTCGAATAGCGGCGGATCACAGGGTAACGATAGGCCGCGCGCACGAGCCGCGTGAGATCGCGCGCCGTCGATACGTTGCGCGGCGACAGTCCCGTCGGATCGACGAAGTGACTATGCGACATGTGCAGCCGCTTCGCCGTGCGATTCATCGCGCGCACGAAGCCCGGACGTCCGCCCGGATAGTCGCGGCTCAATGCGAACGCGGCGCGGTTTTCCGACGACATCAGCGCGATATGCAGCAGCGTGCTGCGCAGAAGCAGCGAGCGGACGGGCAGACGCGAGCGCGACCACTTCAGCCGGTCGACATCGGCATCCGTGACGCGCAGCGGCTTGATGAGCGAGCGCTTCGAATCGAGCACGACCATCGCTGTCAGCAGCTTCGTCAATGACGCGATGGGACGCCGTTCGTCGGCGTGTTTCGAATAGAGCGTGCGACCCGTCGCCATATCGACGACGATCGCGGCGCGTGCCTGCACAGCAGGTTTGAAGACGCGCTTGGCGTGCGCGATCGCGGGCACGAGGCTCGCGATCAGGAGGAGCGTGAGGAAGAGATGAAGTTTCAGCACGTCGGTTTTGGGCGAAGCGGATATGTCACGATGTGCTCCATATGGATGAATGCGGAATGAACGCGATGATCAAAGCAGTGCGGCGAGACGGTCGGCTTCTTTGGCGAACTGCGCGCGCTCGGCGGCGTCGAGCGGATTCTTTCCGGGCAGCGCGACCGTCAACGGATCTTTCGGCACCGAATCGACATGCACTTCATAGTGCAAATGCGGACCCGTCGCCCAACCCGTCGATCCGACATAGCCGATCACCTGACCTTGCTTCACGTGTGCGCCGCGATGCAGTCCCTTCGCGAAGCGCGACAAATGCGCGAACACGGTCTGATAGGGCGGCGGATTGCGCAGCACGATCACTTTGCCGTAGCCCGTCTGCCGTCCGATGAACGCGACCGTGCCGCGCGCCGTCGCGTGAACGGGCGTGCCCGCGGGCGCGGCGAGATCGACGCCGTCGTGGCTTTGCCATCGGTGCGTGACGGGATCGAGGCGGCGCAGCGCGAATTCCGACGACACGCGCTCATACGCGAGCGGATAGCGCGAGAACGCGGGCGTCGTGCTCGCGCCGTCCTTCGTGTAATAAAACGGCTTGCCTTCGAGATTGCGGTAGAGAAACAGATCGTGCGACGTCGATCCCGTTTCGATGCGCACCGCAAGCGGATTCTGTGACGACGCGTTGCCCGCTTCAGGCGGATCGACGACGAGGCTGATCGTGTTGCCCGGTTTGAGGTCGCGGCGAAAATCGATCTCGCCGGAAAACGCGTGCGCAAGCAACGCGGCCGTGCGGCTGTCGAGTCCGAGCCGTTCCACTGCTTCCGCGAAACTGCTCTTGACGGTCGCCGATCTGACGACGGGTTGCGGTGTGGCTTCGGGTGCGGATGCCGATGAAGCAGGTTGCGCGCTGCGCGCGGTATCGGCGGCTTCGCGGTTCAGCGACGCGGATTGCGCGCCGGCGGCGTCATCCTGATCGGCCGGATGCTTCGCGTGCTGCGGCGAGAAGATCAGCGCGGCACAAACGGAACTGAGCGCGCACGCGAGAATGACTTTGCCACTGCGCGCCGACGGCGCGACGAATGCGGGAAGGGGCATGATCGAAAAACAAAACGACGGTACTGCGATGGCGGTTGCACGAAACGGGGACTTCGTGCGCGGACTGACAGACGCGTGGCGTCCAGATGAGGAGGTGAAGCAGATACCGCGGCTACTCGAGTTGCAAGCAGAGTGCGGTAAAAATGACGGCAAACCTGAGGAGCGTATCGGACGGCATGTAGAAAATGCGGCGAGGCTGCTGCCGTGCAGTGAAAGGCGACGGAGCGCACACGTTAGACGGCAACACTTAAGTGAATCTTAAAAACGGGCCATCGTGTGCGCATCGCGTCGCGGATGCTTGTCTGTCACGTGCTTTCATTCGATTGCATTGGCCACAGGAACAATGTTCGCGCATGTCCCGCTGATGTGACATCGATCACACGCTGTTGCGTCTTGCCTTCATAGCTCGCACTGATTTTGTAGCGTCCATCAGGCAGCGACGCCAGCATGAACGGGCCATGCGCGGTCGCGTTCAGCACCGTCGCGCCGTTCATGTCGGTGATGCGAACGGGAACGTCGGCGAGGTACTCGTTACCCTGATTCGATTTGCCCGCGAATTCGAGCACGAGCGGGTATTTGTGCATGACGTCTTTGAGCGCGGCCGATTGATCGCTGCCGATGCCGCCCGACAGATACGTCACCACGCCTTGTCGATGAAGCAGCGGCAAATCCGCGGTCGCGGCAAACGCGACATTCACCGCCGATTGCGTGAGCACGAGTGCGGCGGCAACGAGACCTGCTTTGGTGAATCGATTCATGACGATCTCCCATCGTGAAGAAATAAGCTGTTCATCCGCAGATGCTTTCGAACGGTAGAGTCCGTGTTTGCAATCTAGGCAGAGCGGATTAAACGGGGCTTAAAGCATGGGACGTCGTCGTTCACTTCTGGAAAACTCAGCCGAGCAGTTCGGATATCTCGATCAGGTTGAGATCGGGATCTCGCACATACACCGAGCGGATTTTCTGCGTCGCACCCGTACGTTCGACCGGGCCTTCGATGATCGGCCAATCGCATGCCGCGAGATGCGCAATCACCTGATCGAGCGGCACTGACGCGATGAAGCACAGATCCAGCGCGCCAGGCACAGGCAAATGCGCCTTCGGCTCGAATTCGCTTCCACGTACATGCAGATTGATTTTCTGGTTGCCGAAGCGGAACGCGATACGGTCCGCGCCGAACGTTTCCAGTTGCATCTGCATGACCTGCGTATAGAACTTCGTCGTGGCTTCGGCATCCGTGCACGTCAGCACCAGATGGTCGAGATGATCGATCATGATGTGGCTCCTTGCTTTCGAGTCATCGTTCGGCGTGCGCGCGACTGTGCACGCGCAACGTACAGAGTCAGTGTGCCGCACAAAGCGAGCATCGCGAAACCGAACCCGGCTACCGACGGCCACTTGCCGTTTTGCCAGAACCAGCCGCCCCACGAACCCAGCACGCTCGAACCGAGATAGTACGCAAGCAGATACAGCGACGTCGCATGTCCTTTCGCGCCGTCGGCGAGTTGTCCGACCCAGCCGCTCGCCACCGAATGCGTGATGAAAAAGCCGACGGTCAGCACGATGATGCCGATCACGACGGGTATGAGCGCATGCATCAGCGTCAACGCAAGTCCGAGCGTGGCAACCACGATGCCCGCCGTCAGCACGGGGCCGCGTCCGCAGCGGTCGGCCAGCGCGCCCGCGCTGGATGCCGCGACGATCCCGAACAGATATGAGCAGAAAATGAGGCCCGTTTGCGTCGCGCTGAGATCGAACGGCGGCGCCATCAGCCGGAAGCCCGCGTAGTTGTAGACCGTGACGAACACGCCCATCACGAGACATCCCGTTGCGAACACCGCAGGCAAGGTCGATGCCGTCAGATGCTTGCGCCACAGCGCAACGTGATGAGCCGCGCTGAGATCGGTTCTGCGCACGAAGTTGCGCGACGCCGGCAGCAGCATCACGAATGCGATCGCTGCGACCACGTCGACGATGCCGATGGTCAGCATCGCCGTGCGCCACGACAGATGATCGCTCATATAACTCATGCCCACGCGACCGATCATGCCGCCGAATGCGGTGCCGCCGACATAAAGCCCCATCGCGAGTCCCAGACCGCGCGGATCGATTTCCTCCGCGAGATACGCCATCGCCACGGCCGGCACGCCGCCGAGCGCGAGCCCTTCCAGTGCGCGTGCGACGAGAATGCTGTGCCAGTCCGCTTCGAGCGATGCGCAGACGTTGAAGAGCGCGGCGAGCGTCATCGAGACGAAGATCAGCCCGCGTCGGCCGAAGCGCTCCGACAATGCACCGGCGCAGAGAATCGACAACGCGAGAAAGCCTGTCGAGAGCGACAGGGCGAGCGAGCTTTGCGCCGCGCCGATATGGAACTCGGCGGCGAAAAGTGGAAGCAGCGGTTGCACGCAATACAGCAGCGAAAACGTGGAAAAGCCCGCGAGAAACAGCGCAATGCTGATGCGCCGAAAATCCGCGGAGCCGGGCCGCACGCCGATTGAAGCGGCATGCGTGCGTGCTTGTGCTTGTGCGCGAGTTGGTTCGACGCGCTCGGGCGTTTCAACAGCGGAGTCTGTGTTCATGGAGCAGTGCTGGCGTTCGACGGTGACGCGTATATTGTCGTGCCCGCCCGCTATACTGTCCAATATATGAAACTGCGTAACACGATACGTTTGAGCACTGACATGGAACTACGTCATCTGCGGTATTTCATCGAAGTTGCGAGTGAAGGCAATTTCACGCGTGCCGCCGAAAACCTCGGCATCGGGCAGCCGCCGCTCAGTCAGCAGATCAAGAGTCTGGAGCGCGAATTAGGCGTCGAACTGTTCCGCCGGACGCCTCACGGCGCCGAGTTGACTCATGCGGGCACGGCTTTTCTGATCGAGGCGCAGCGTGTGCTCGGGGGCGCGGAGCGCGCGACACGTGCAGCGCAACGTGCAGCGCGTGGCGAAACGGGGCGGCTGCGGATCGGCTTCACGGGGTCGGCGGCGTTCAATCCTGTCGTGCCGACGTTGATCCACCGTTTCAAGAACCGCTATCCGACCGTCGACCTGACGCTGGAAGAAGCGAACACGCCTGCGCTGCTGCAAGGGCTGCTCGACGACCGGCTCGACGCCGTGTTTTTCCGGCCCGGATCGACGCCGCCGGAGAACATTCAGATGCATCGCTTCGCCGACGAGACGATGAAGATCGTGCTGCCGTCGACGCATCCGCTTGCCACGAAAAAGCGCCTGCCGCTGACGGCGCTAGCCGACGAACCGTTCGTGCTCGTGCCGGGACCGGCGGGCGTCACGCTGCACGACGAGATCGTGCGAGCATGCGGCGAGGCGGGCTTCAGTCCGCGACTCGCGCAGCCTGCGCCGCAGGTGTCGTCGGTGATCAATCTGGTGGCAGCGGGTTTGGGCGTGTCCATCGTGCCCGCCGCGATCGCGCAGGTGCAGGTGAAAGGCGTACGTTACGTCGACGTGCAAGGCACGAAGATGCGGGCGCATCTCGCGTTGGGCTGGCGCGATGGCGATGCGTCCGCGGCGCTAGGCAATCTGGTCGGGCTGCTGTGACGGGCTAGTCGTTGCCATCCATCAGCCGCATACGGCGTTCGAGTTCGACCATGTCGACGGCCGCTGCGAGGTAAGCGTCGCGGCGGCTGTGTTCGGCGAGGTCCAACAGCTTGCGCAGCGCGAGGAAGAAGTATGCGAACATGGCGTGCTCCTGATGCATGGTGTAGGCGCACACACTTGCATCGACTATGCCATCGCGGGGTCGCCTTGTTGCATGGACGTCGAAGGCTCATAAGCATTGTCAGCAGGCGCGAAAGTGTTTGAGGCGAGCCAACTCTCGCGACACAATAGTTCGATTGCAGCATGCTTTTATCGCGCATTCGACCACCCCGCATTCGACATGGGAGGCTCGGCCTCATGCTGGAACGTTCGCTTCGACGCCGGTCCGTTTTAGCCGTCGCTGCCTGGCCAACCTGGCAACTGGTGGTATCGGGCGCGCTCGCGAGCTTTGCAGGGCAGTACGCGATAGCGGCTGTGATGCTGCGCGTCTTCGGCGATCCCTCGCATGTCGCGAATATATTCGTCGGTCATCCGAGATGGGTCGAACTTTTCTTCACCATCGTGCTTGCGCCGCTGTACGAAACGCTGATCTTCCAGTGGGGAATCATCACGCTGTTGCACGGGTTGCTGCGTCGCTCATGGCACTTTGCCGGGATCGTATCGACCGTAGTCTTCGGGCTTTGTCATGGCTATACCGATTGGCGCGCGATCAGTCTGACGGCGACTTCCGCGACGCTCGCCGCCGTGTTCGTAATCGAAGCCCGTCGAGGCGGCACGCCCGTCGTGGCGACGGTATCGACTCACGCACTCTTCAACACCCTCGTGGTCTGGGCTCACTGGGCCTGATCGTCTCTTGCTTGCAGGAACGAACGGATGCAGAGCAACTCCCGCGTCAGCACGCTTCGACAGATACCCGGCAGCGTCTGGGTATTGGGCTGCGTGAGCCTGTTGATGGACATCTCGTCGGAGATCATTCACAGTCTGCTGCCGATGTTCATGATGACGAGCCTCGGCGCGAACGCGGCGACGATCGGTTTGATCGAAGGCATCGCCGAGGCGACGGCGCCTATCGTCAAGATCTTTTCCGGTGCGCTTAGCGACTATCTCGGCAATCGCAAATGGCTCGCGGTAGCGGGCTATGGACTCGGCGCGCTGAGCAAACCGTTGTTCGCGCTCGCGCCGACGATCGGCCTCGTCGTGACGGCCCGCGTGATCGATCGCATCGGCAAAGGCATTCGCGGCGCGCCGCGCGATGCGCTCGTCGCCGATGTCACCCCGCCGCATCTGCGCGGCGCTGCGTTCGGCTTGCGGCAGTCGCTCGATACCGTCGGCGCGTTTCTCGGGCCGTTGCTCGCGGTCGCGATCATGCTGGTGTGGGCGGACAACTTCCGCCTCGCGTTCTGGCTCGCCGTGATTCCCGGCATGCTGGCTGTCGCGTTGCTGACCGTCGGCATCCACGAGCCTGCGCGGGAGCCGGGCGCAAAGCGCATCAATCCGATCCAGCGCGAGAACATCCGACAACTCGGCGCGGCATTCTGGTGGGTTGTCGCGGTTGGCGCCGTATTCGCGCTTGCGCGTTTCAGCGAGGCCTTTCTCGTGTTGCGCGCGATGGGCAGCGGCGTGCCCGTTGCGCTGGTGCCGCTCGTGATGGTCGCGATGAACGTGGTGTACTCGCTATCGGCATACCCGCTCGGCAAGCTCGCCGATTCGATGAGTCATATCAGGTTGCTGATTGCAGGCCTCGTGATTCTTGCCGTCTCCGATGTCGTGCTCGCACATGCCGTGCACTGGAGCGTTCTGCTCGTAGGCGTCGCGTTGTGGGGGCTGCATATGGGCATGACACAAGGCCTGCTCGCGACGATGGTGTCGCATAGCGCACCCGCGCATTTGCGCGGCACGGCGTTCGGCATCTTCAATCTGCTGAGCGGACTGGTGACGCTGGTGTCGAGCGTGATCGCCGGCGCGTTGTGGGACACGGTCGGCGCATCGGCGACTTTTTATGCGGGCGCTGCCTTTTGCGTGGCGACAATCGTGCTGCTAATCGCGAGTCCTGCGCGACGGTCCGAAGGTTTTCTGCGCTGAAAGTTTCACACACTGCACGTCAAAAGAGTTGTCAGTCAAAGTTATTACCACGTCAGCATTAAGCGTGCTGCTATCGGCTTTTGCTTTCGTCGAGTAATCAA
This Paraburkholderia sabiae DNA region includes the following protein-coding sequences:
- a CDS encoding LysR family transcriptional regulator: MELRHLRYFIEVASEGNFTRAAENLGIGQPPLSQQIKSLERELGVELFRRTPHGAELTHAGTAFLIEAQRVLGGAERATRAAQRAARGETGRLRIGFTGSAAFNPVVPTLIHRFKNRYPTVDLTLEEANTPALLQGLLDDRLDAVFFRPGSTPPENIQMHRFADETMKIVLPSTHPLATKKRLPLTALADEPFVLVPGPAGVTLHDEIVRACGEAGFSPRLAQPAPQVSSVINLVAAGLGVSIVPAAIAQVQVKGVRYVDVQGTKMRAHLALGWRDGDASAALGNLVGLL
- a CDS encoding DUF3563 family protein is translated as MFAYFFLALRKLLDLAEHSRRDAYLAAAVDMVELERRMRLMDGND
- a CDS encoding CPBP family glutamic-type intramembrane protease; the encoded protein is MLERSLRRRSVLAVAAWPTWQLVVSGALASFAGQYAIAAVMLRVFGDPSHVANIFVGHPRWVELFFTIVLAPLYETLIFQWGIITLLHGLLRRSWHFAGIVSTVVFGLCHGYTDWRAISLTATSATLAAVFVIEARRGGTPVVATVSTHALFNTLVVWAHWA
- a CDS encoding MFS transporter, which codes for MQSNSRVSTLRQIPGSVWVLGCVSLLMDISSEIIHSLLPMFMMTSLGANAATIGLIEGIAEATAPIVKIFSGALSDYLGNRKWLAVAGYGLGALSKPLFALAPTIGLVVTARVIDRIGKGIRGAPRDALVADVTPPHLRGAAFGLRQSLDTVGAFLGPLLAVAIMLVWADNFRLAFWLAVIPGMLAVALLTVGIHEPAREPGAKRINPIQRENIRQLGAAFWWVVAVGAVFALARFSEAFLVLRAMGSGVPVALVPLVMVAMNVVYSLSAYPLGKLADSMSHIRLLIAGLVILAVSDVVLAHAVHWSVLLVGVALWGLHMGMTQGLLATMVSHSAPAHLRGTAFGIFNLLSGLVTLVSSVIAGALWDTVGASATFYAGAAFCVATIVLLIASPARRSEGFLR